One genomic segment of bacterium includes these proteins:
- a CDS encoding LL-diaminopimelate aminotransferase yields the protein MFQESDRLKKIPPYATAQLEVLRAAAEKKGMSVIDLGIGSPDLPTPQPVVDAAIAAVKNPANHGYPTFRGKKAFREAIAAWYQRRYGVELNPETEVLPLIGSKEGLAKLPLAFINPGDKTIVPQPAYPVHTRGTVLAGGEIVEVPCLPHAGFLPEWNTVSAEDADAAKLLIFNFPSNPTAAVAPRSFYEDTLEFAKRHKIMLVHDLAYADLAFDGFKPTSLLEIPGAKEHGALEFHTMSKTYNMAGWRCGFVVGNAEMINGLYRVKTNMDYGVPNFIQDAAIAALNLPDSHVAELVEVYRRRRDVVVEGLNKLGWKLEKPQATMYVWAPVPKGEAAYDFVARVIDTAGVVFTPGTGFGALGEGYFRVSLVKPEAELQAAIDRLEKAGIRFA from the coding sequence ATGTTCCAGGAATCCGACCGTCTCAAGAAGATTCCCCCCTACGCGACCGCCCAGCTCGAAGTGCTGCGCGCCGCGGCGGAGAAGAAGGGGATGTCGGTCATCGATCTGGGGATCGGCTCGCCCGACCTGCCCACCCCGCAGCCGGTCGTCGACGCGGCCATCGCCGCCGTCAAGAATCCCGCGAACCACGGCTACCCGACCTTCCGCGGCAAGAAGGCCTTCCGCGAGGCGATCGCCGCCTGGTACCAGCGCCGCTACGGGGTCGAGCTCAACCCCGAGACCGAGGTGCTGCCCCTCATCGGCTCCAAGGAAGGCCTCGCCAAGCTGCCCTTGGCCTTCATCAACCCCGGCGACAAGACCATCGTGCCCCAGCCCGCCTACCCGGTCCACACCCGCGGCACCGTCCTCGCGGGCGGCGAGATCGTCGAGGTTCCCTGCCTGCCGCACGCGGGCTTCCTGCCCGAGTGGAACACCGTGAGCGCCGAGGACGCGGACGCCGCCAAGCTGCTCATCTTCAACTTCCCCAGCAACCCGACCGCGGCGGTCGCGCCCCGCTCGTTCTACGAGGACACCCTGGAGTTCGCCAAGCGCCACAAGATCATGCTGGTGCATGACCTGGCCTACGCGGATCTGGCCTTCGACGGCTTCAAGCCGACCAGCCTGCTCGAGATCCCCGGCGCCAAGGAGCACGGCGCCCTCGAGTTCCACACCATGAGCAAGACCTACAACATGGCCGGCTGGCGCTGCGGCTTCGTGGTGGGCAACGCCGAGATGATCAACGGCCTCTACCGGGTCAAGACCAACATGGACTACGGCGTGCCCAACTTCATCCAGGACGCGGCGATCGCGGCCCTCAACCTGCCCGATAGCCACGTTGCGGAGCTGGTCGAGGTCTACCGCCGCCGCCGCGACGTGGTGGTCGAGGGCCTGAACAAGCTCGGCTGGAAGCTCGAGAAGCCCCAGGCGACCATGTACGTCTGGGCCCCGGTTCCCAAGGGCGAGGCCGCTTACGACTTCGTGGCGCGGGTGATCGACACCGCGGGCGTCGTCTTCACCCCCGGCACCGGCTTCGGCGCCCTGGGCGAGGGCTACTTCCGCGTCTCCTTGGTCAAGCCCGAAGCGGAGCTTCAGGCGGCCATCGACCGTCTTGAGAAGGCCGGCATTCGCTTCGCCTAG
- a CDS encoding single-stranded DNA-binding protein has translation MNRLAIVGRAIADPEIRTVGERLVATIPISVNRPYKRKEATYPESDVFRIEVWGPRGESLVNHVSKGTHLWATGRVELRKAETGGYYVDVRDADWGFAGAKAVSSVPEADKEAEALPF, from the coding sequence ATGAACCGCCTAGCCATCGTAGGCCGCGCCATCGCCGACCCTGAGATCAGGACCGTCGGCGAACGCCTGGTCGCCACGATCCCCATCTCGGTCAACCGCCCCTACAAGCGCAAGGAAGCGACCTACCCCGAATCCGACGTCTTTCGGATCGAGGTGTGGGGGCCGCGCGGCGAGAGCCTGGTCAACCATGTCTCCAAAGGCACCCACCTCTGGGCCACGGGGCGCGTCGAGCTCCGCAAGGCCGAGACCGGCGGCTACTACGTGGACGTCCGGGACGCCGACTGGGGCTTTGCCGGCGCCAAGGCCGTCAGCAGCGTCCCGGAGGCGGATAAGGAGGCCGAGGCCCTCCCCTTCTGA
- a CDS encoding WbqC family protein — MIVTAHQPEHLPWLGYFHKMALADCYVFMDTSQYRHRYFQNRNQILGIREAQWLTVPVRKQCSRYGPLLEVAIDDETPWQHKYWKSIAYHYARHPYFAHYAEALERILMAPHTKLVELNYALIDFFRTALGITTPLLRASALGATGFKTDLIHDICLKAKASVYLSGPSGRDYLQEAPLRQSGIGVCYHDFKHPSYPQHGKKQFTPQLSTLDLLMNCGPQSREVLGLDALQDIRRSLVEAAASPLATLR, encoded by the coding sequence ATGATCGTCACCGCCCACCAGCCCGAGCACCTGCCCTGGCTCGGCTACTTCCACAAGATGGCGCTCGCCGACTGCTACGTCTTCATGGACACCAGCCAGTACCGGCACCGCTACTTCCAGAACCGCAACCAGATCCTGGGAATCCGGGAGGCCCAGTGGCTCACGGTCCCGGTCCGCAAGCAGTGCTCGCGCTACGGCCCCCTCTTGGAGGTCGCCATCGACGACGAGACGCCCTGGCAGCACAAGTACTGGAAATCGATCGCCTACCACTACGCCCGCCACCCCTACTTCGCGCACTACGCGGAGGCCCTCGAGCGCATCCTCATGGCCCCGCACACCAAGCTGGTCGAGCTCAACTACGCGCTCATCGACTTCTTCCGCACGGCCCTGGGGATCACGACCCCCCTGCTGCGCGCATCGGCGCTCGGCGCCACGGGCTTCAAGACCGACCTGATCCACGACATCTGCCTCAAGGCCAAGGCGAGCGTCTACCTCTCGGGGCCGTCTGGGCGCGACTACCTGCAAGAAGCTCCCCTGCGGCAATCCGGGATCGGGGTGTGCTACCACGACTTCAAGCACCCGAGCTATCCGCAACACGGCAAGAAGCAGTTCACCCCCCAGCTCTCCACCCTCGATCTCCTGATGAACTGCGGGCCGCAGAGCCGAGAGGTCCTCGGGCTCGACGCCCTTCAAGACATCCGTCGAAGCCTGGTGGAGGCTGCCGCCTCGCCCCTCGCCACCCTGCGATAG
- a CDS encoding PIG-L family deacetylase has product MKIIAIGAHLDDIELACGGTLAKAIAKGHDVRMVVLSSSEYTNYKGDVLRTRETALKEGHNAAQILGVDDLVVMNNPTKDIPYHSSVVEQIEGQIDDFQPDLVFTHWAFDTHQAHQGVALSSISAARRHPSILMYEPISPSGRSYVGFRPQLYIDISCSIDKKLSSLMAHVGEYRKYGHSWIEAVEARARHRGFEGGYRYAESFEILRMGLSL; this is encoded by the coding sequence ATGAAGATCATCGCAATCGGCGCTCACCTGGATGACATCGAGCTCGCCTGCGGCGGGACCCTGGCCAAGGCGATCGCCAAGGGCCATGACGTCCGCATGGTCGTCCTCAGCTCCTCCGAGTACACCAACTACAAAGGCGACGTCCTGCGCACGCGGGAGACGGCCCTCAAAGAGGGGCACAACGCCGCCCAGATCCTGGGAGTCGACGATCTGGTCGTCATGAACAACCCCACCAAGGACATCCCCTACCACTCGAGCGTCGTCGAGCAGATCGAGGGGCAGATCGACGACTTCCAGCCGGATCTCGTCTTCACCCACTGGGCGTTCGACACCCATCAGGCTCACCAGGGGGTGGCCCTCTCCAGCATCTCCGCCGCCCGGCGCCACCCCTCCATCCTGATGTACGAGCCCATCTCGCCGTCGGGGCGCTCCTACGTCGGCTTCAGGCCCCAGCTCTACATCGACATCTCCTGCAGCATCGACAAGAAGCTCTCCTCGCTCATGGCCCACGTGGGCGAGTACCGCAAGTACGGCCACTCCTGGATCGAGGCCGTCGAGGCCCGGGCCCGTCACCGGGGCTTCGAGGGCGGCTACCGCTACGCCGAGTCGTTCGAGATCCTGCGCATGGGGCTTTCGCTCTGA
- a CDS encoding PHP domain-containing protein, whose protein sequence is MLETARLSSFAGRLVMPARRLDHSILRSDLHLHTTFTDGRSTVLEMLQAAARQGLQTVAFTEHVRRGITWFEGFREQVQRDRLGFPDLEVLVGIEAKAFDCHGGLDADPALIAQADLVLGAFHNYPDRRGGFVPATALSAEEAAELEFEASWALLDHPEVDVLAHPGALTRKFFGEFPEPYLRELVEKAAARGRAIELNGEYNSPEQLGRLITWCREADAWVTLGSNAHHASEVGRIAALVTEVEGYVH, encoded by the coding sequence ATGCTTGAAACTGCGAGACTGTCCAGCTTCGCGGGTCGCTTGGTCATGCCCGCTCGTCGCCTCGATCACAGCATTCTTCGATCCGATCTCCACCTTCACACCACCTTCACTGATGGCCGCTCGACGGTCTTGGAGATGCTCCAGGCCGCCGCGCGCCAGGGCTTGCAGACCGTGGCGTTCACCGAGCACGTGCGGCGCGGGATCACCTGGTTTGAGGGCTTTCGCGAGCAGGTCCAACGCGACCGGCTCGGCTTCCCCGATTTGGAGGTCCTGGTCGGCATCGAGGCCAAAGCCTTCGATTGCCATGGGGGCCTGGATGCGGATCCCGCGCTCATCGCGCAGGCGGATCTGGTCCTCGGGGCCTTCCACAACTACCCGGATCGCCGGGGGGGCTTCGTGCCCGCCACCGCCCTGAGCGCCGAAGAGGCCGCCGAGCTCGAGTTCGAGGCCTCTTGGGCTTTGCTCGACCACCCGGAGGTCGATGTCCTCGCGCATCCGGGCGCCCTCACCCGCAAGTTCTTCGGGGAGTTCCCCGAGCCCTACCTGCGCGAGCTCGTGGAGAAGGCGGCGGCCCGGGGCCGTGCCATCGAACTGAACGGCGAGTACAACAGCCCTGAGCAGCTGGGGCGCCTGATCACCTGGTGCCGCGAGGCGGACGCCTGGGTCACCCTCGGCTCGAACGCCCATCACGCCAGCGAAGTCGGGCGGATTGCCGCCCTCGTCACGGAGGTTGAAGGCTATGTCCATTAG
- a CDS encoding ATP-grasp domain-containing protein: MSIRVLVTGANSTVAQSIIKALKASPLDVAIAACDINPYSAGLYRGHQAFLVKPYTDPGYEAQMLELLKTQRVDVLLPGVEGELQLLAERRARWEAETGCRIIVNSRSLLDITQDKYLTARFLRANGCSAPESTIETDPASLAAFIARVGFPLIVKPRRGATSRHVHLVHDEAELRACLEQVPGPVIQEYLDSEEYTCGVFVDAEGTLKGVATMQRMMANGITGTAIAGSFPDVEAEVRRVVQALGLRASGNIQMRRNRSGRPTTFEVNARFSSSVAIRAHFGFNEAEATLRSFYLGEPVPELRCRPGIAMRYVNEIYAEASEIQALLADGAHRPASVVEANF, translated from the coding sequence ATGTCCATTAGAGTCCTCGTCACGGGCGCGAACTCCACCGTCGCCCAGTCGATCATCAAGGCGCTCAAGGCCTCCCCGCTGGACGTGGCGATCGCCGCGTGCGACATCAACCCCTACAGCGCGGGCTTGTACCGGGGCCACCAGGCCTTCCTCGTGAAGCCCTACACCGATCCCGGCTACGAGGCTCAGATGCTCGAGCTGCTCAAGACCCAGCGGGTCGACGTGCTCCTGCCCGGGGTCGAGGGCGAGCTGCAGCTGCTCGCCGAGCGGCGCGCGCGCTGGGAGGCTGAAACCGGCTGCCGGATCATCGTGAACTCCCGCTCCTTGCTCGATATCACCCAGGACAAGTACCTGACGGCACGCTTCTTGCGCGCCAACGGCTGTTCGGCGCCCGAGAGCACGATCGAGACCGACCCGGCGTCGCTTGCGGCCTTCATCGCCCGGGTGGGCTTCCCCTTGATCGTCAAGCCGCGGCGCGGGGCGACCTCTCGCCACGTCCACCTGGTCCACGACGAGGCGGAGCTGCGGGCCTGCCTGGAGCAGGTGCCGGGCCCCGTGATCCAGGAGTACCTGGATTCCGAGGAGTACACCTGCGGGGTCTTCGTGGATGCCGAGGGCACCCTCAAGGGGGTCGCCACCATGCAGCGCATGATGGCCAACGGCATCACCGGGACGGCGATCGCAGGCTCCTTCCCCGACGTGGAGGCCGAGGTGCGGCGCGTCGTCCAGGCCCTCGGCCTGCGCGCGTCCGGCAACATCCAGATGCGCCGTAATCGCTCGGGCCGCCCGACCACCTTCGAGGTGAATGCCCGCTTCTCGAGCTCCGTGGCCATCCGGGCCCACTTCGGCTTCAACGAGGCCGAAGCGACCCTTCGCTCGTTTTATCTGGGGGAACCGGTCCCCGAGCTGCGCTGCCGGCCCGGCATCGCCATGCGCTACGTCAACGAGATCTACGCCGAGGCGAGCGAGATCCAGGCCTTGCTCGCAGACGGCGCGCATCGCCCCGCCTCGGTGGTGGAGGCGAACTTCTAA